In Gymnogyps californianus isolate 813 chromosome 1, ASM1813914v2, whole genome shotgun sequence, the following are encoded in one genomic region:
- the THAP12 gene encoding 52 kDa repressor of the inhibitor of the protein kinase isoform X4 — MVLGSRCQRWVENCRRADLEDKTPDQLNKHYRLCAKHFETSMICRSSPYRTVLRDNAVPTIFDLTSHLNNPHSRHRKRIKELSEDEIRTLKQQKIDEAFEREQATQDLNESNEQNTVSEEGGEEQEEEAVPLTLEERENKDYLKSLFEILILMGKQNIPLDGHNVDELPEGIFTSDNFQALLEYRINAGDEVLRKRFEMTAVNLEYCSKTQQKQMLEICESCVREETLREVRDSHFFSIVTDEVVDIAGEEHLPVLVRFVDDSHNLREEFIGFLPYEADPEILAVKFHTTITEKWGLNMEYCRGQAYIVSSGFASKMKVVATRLLEKYPQAVYTLCSSCALNVWLAKSVPVVGVSIALGTIEEVCCLFNQSPQLLVELDNTISVLFQNNEEKGNELKEICRSQWTGRHDTFEVLVDLMQALVLCLDAVSSDSSVRWNNFIAGRAFVLSSALTDFDFIVTIVILKNVLSFTRAFGKNLQGQTSDVFFAASSLTAVLHSLNEVMENIEVYHEFWFEEATNLATKLDVQIKLPGKFRRAQQGNLDSEVTSENYYKEILSVPTVEHIIQELKDIFSEQHLKALKCLSLVPSVMGQLKFNTSEEHHADMYKNDLPNPDTLSAELHCWRIKWKHRGKDIELPATIYEALHLPDIKFFPNVYALLKVLCILPVMKVENEKYEIGRKRLKAYLKNTLTEQRSSNLALLNINFDIKHDLDLMVDTYIKLYPDKVEFQEDFIPSNNSEVTEDA, encoded by the exons ATGGTTTTAGGAAGCAG ATGTCAAAGATGGGTAGAGAACTGTCGAAGGGCAGATTTAGAAGATAAAACTCCAGATCAACTCAACAAGCATTACAGATTGTGCGCTAAACATTTTGAGACTTCTATGATATGTAGAAGT AGCCCTTACAGAACGGTTTTACGGGATAATGCTGTGCCAACTATATTTGACCTTACAAGTCACTTGAACAATCCCCACAGCAGACATAGGAAAAGGATAAAAGAGCTG agtgaagATGAAATAAGAACACTGAAGCAACAAAAGA tTGATGAAGCTTTTGAACGGGAACAGGCAACTCAAGACTTGAATGAAAGCAATGAACAAAATACTGTCtcagaggaaggaggggaagaacaagaggaagaagCTGTCCCCTTGAcactggaagaaagagaaaacaaagattacCTTAAAtctttgtttgaaattttgatCCTAATGGGtaaacaaaatattcctttggATGGCCATAATGTTGATGAGCTTCCAGAAGgtatttttacttcagataACTTTCAGGCTCTACTGGAATATAGAATAAATGCTGGAGATGAAGTTCTGAGGAAACGATTTGAGATGACTGCAGTTAATCTTGAGTATTGCTCAAAAACTCAGCAGAAGCAAATGCTTGAGATCTGTGAAAGCTGTGTCAGAGAAGAGACGCTAAGGGAAGTAAGAGACTCgcatttcttttctattgtCACTGATGAAGTAGTAGACATAGCAGGAGAGGAACATTTGCCGGTGTTGGTGAGATTTGTTGATGATTCTCATAATCTGAGAGAAGAATTCATAGGGTTTTTACCGTATGAGGCTGATCCTGAAATTTTAGCTGTTAAGTTCCACACGACTATTACTGAAAAGTGGGGTCTAAACATGGAGTACTGTCGAGGTCAAGCCTACATTGTCTCCAGTGGGTTTGCTTCTAAAATGAAAGTTGTGGCTACAAGACTCCTGGAAAAGTATCCACAAGCTGTGTATACGCTGTGTTCCTCTTGTGCCTTAAATGTTTGGCTGGCAAAATCTGTTCCTGTTGTTGGTGTTTCCATTGCATTAGGAACAATTGAAGAagtttgctgtctttttaatCAGTCTCCGCAATTACTAGTAGAACTGGACAACacaatttctgttctttttcagaacAATGAGGAGAAGGGTAACGAGCTGAAGGAGATCTGCCGTTCTCAGTGGACAGGCAGGCATGATACTTTCGAGGTTTTAGTGGACCTCATGCAAGCATTGGTACTGTGCTTGGATGCAGTAAGCAGTGACTCATCCGTCAGGTGGAACAACTTTATTGCCGGTCGAGCATTTGTACTTTCAAGCGCGTTAACAGATTTTGACTTCATTGTCACTATTGTAATTCTGAAAAACGTTCTGTCTTTTACAAGAGCATTCGGAAAAAATCTCCAGGGACAAACATCAGATGTGTTCTTTGCAGCTAGCAGCTTAACAGCAGTGTTGCATTCTCTGAATGAAGTGATGGAGAATATTGAAGTTTACCATGAATTTTGGTTTGAGGAAGCAACAAATTTGGCTACAAAACTGGATGTACAAATTAAACTCCCAGGAAAATTTCGCAGGGCACAACAGGGGAACTTGGACTCTGAGGTAACGTCAGAAAATTACTACAAAGAAATCCTTAGTGTCCCCACAGTGGAGCATATTATTCAAGAATTAAAAGATATATTCTCAGAACAACATTTAAAAGCTCTTAAGTGTTTATCGTTAGTGCCCTCAGTCATGGGGCAGCTCAAATTCAATACGTCCGAGGAGCATCACGCTGACATGTACAAAAATGACTTGCCTAATCCAGACACGCTTTCTGCTGAGCTTCATTGTTGGAGAATCAAGtggaagcacagaggaaaagataTTGAACTTCCAGCTACTATTTATGAAGCACTTCACTTGCCTGACATAAAGTTTTTCCCTAATGTTTACGCATTGCTTAAAGTCCTGTGCATACTTCCAGTGATGAAGGtggagaatgaaaaatatgaaataggaCGAAAGCGCTTAAAGGCATACCTGAAAAACACCTTGACAGAGCAAAGGTCAAGCAACCTAGCTTTGCTGAACATAAACTTTGACATAAAACATGACTTAGATTTAATGGTGGACACCTACATTAAACTCTATCCAGATAAAGTGGAATTTCAAGAAGACTTTATTCCCTCGAACAACTCTGAAGTAACAGAAGatgcttaa